The Alosa sapidissima isolate fAloSap1 chromosome 17, fAloSap1.pri, whole genome shotgun sequence DNA segment aacataTCAACTGACatgattaacctagcaaccagcataacaaccaccataagtaccctagcaacaacctagcaaccacctaaTGTACCCAAGCAAAAGCCTAGCAACCATTCTCGAAatgacaacctagcaaccaacataacaaccaacatgattaagcCTGTCTGAAGTAGCATCAACTTTAACATGAGGCTGAAGCTATTCTACTAACCCGAGTTAACCGCATCTGCTTCTTGTTCACTTAAACCAGACTTAAATCAGCTGGAATATCTGCTTGTGCATGAGTTCAACATTAGAGCTGTATAGATGATTTAGGAAGACCTGATTTACTGTTgtaaaattaattaatttctCAAGCTCTGTAATATGTAATCTGAATGGCTGCTTTTTAAACAGTGAAGTAATAATTTGAGTGACTTGTAAATACACTAAAGAAGTCTGGTTTTGGAATTAGAAACTACAAAGAAATGTCCTTGAATGACTTGAAAGAGTCTGAGTCATTAATGAAGAAGTCAGAGAACGTTTTTAACCCATGAGACGCCCAGTTAACATTACGTCATGGTTGAGTAATGGGTGGTAAGGACAGGCCCTCTGCATATGAGGTGTTGGAATTTAGGAATGAAAGGCACTCACATGCCCAACAGATGGCACGTCAGTGACACAACAACGGATGTCACCCAAAATCCCCTTTGTCATCACACATGTCCTGACATGTTGTAGTTGTTTGAATACGAACAACACTTAGCTTTTATCTAATTTAATTAGTACAACAGAGAAAATTATTGTGTGgcggtcagtgttgatattgtggcaGGAAACACTGCAATGTCATCAGACAGCTGCATCACTAAAGGTCACACAGGAGGATTTGTTTTAGTTGTTTGAATACGAACAACACAATCTTTCCATTAGTAATCAGTAGCTTTACTGAGGGGATGTCACCCAAAATCCCCTGTGTCATCTCACGTGTCATGACATGTTGTAGTTGTTTGAATACGAACAACACAATCTTTCCATTAGTAATCAGTAGCTTTATTGAGGGGCTTTCTACTTACTAATGGAAAGATTGGaaatgtgatatatatatatatatatatatgactttGACTTAGTTGTAGTTTGACTCAGAGGAACTTGATTTCCCTTGTATTGTGTTGAGCTAtttgttctcttttttcccATCATTTACGGCTGCTGAACTGTGATCTCTGGTCTGCCCCTCAGCGGCCTGTGAAGTCATTGAGCAACAGCTTGGACTCAGGAGCAAGAGTCCACCCAGAGAGCCCGCTGAACCCCAAGTCCGTACGCCTAAAGGCCCCAGCATTGCCCTGCCCATCTCTAAAGCACCTGCTGCGCCACCTCTGGTAATGCAACCccccataacacacactcacacacccacacatgatGTAAGCATCATTCAAGAACAGTCATTCAGTGTTACCCATTCACAATCCACATCTTCCATCTATTTTAGGAACATATTCCCCAACTAGCTAATCATGCTTAATTACCAGGGTGCAATCAGTCAATTAAAATTGAAACATCTAGGTCTTCCACTCTGAGCACATGTTTTCTGGTCTCAGCCCGaagaagaggagcaggagcCTGAGAAGAAGATCCCTCGCTTCCAGCTGTCCTCCCTCAACCCCCAGGAGCGCATCGACTACAGCGCCCTTATAGAGGAGCTGGGTATGTCCTCTTAGCATCTCAAGTTTATCTGTATTTTTCAGAAACATGACATGAAAATCTATTGTAGCagttagtgatggggacgagaccgcctatgccgagtccgagtcaagaccgagtctttgaagggtcgagaccgagtcgagacagagtctgttggtttccaaatacagtcgagtccgagtcaagaccgagtctttgaggaagcaagtccgagtcgagaccgagtcctttaggattcgagaccgagtcgagaccaagaccataaaaacatgtcagttttcatatttataatttaatatcaccccagttaataatcaaccattaggcctacagactaagctagattgggaattgtttacaggagcagtcttaacgtcttaatatggacgtTGCATGACCGTGGCATTTCGCAATTCAAAATGTATTGCTCTTTTATTGTTTAGCCTTACATTGTTTAATAGGTGAGTTTATATACATTGTTTAATAGGTGGGTTTATATACATTGTTTAATATGTGAGTTTATATACATTGTTTATATAGGTGAGTGTATTGTGAACCCTGAATCGTGCATCAAACTGAATTCTGAATTGACTATTGTTACACCCCTATCCACTAAAATTAGAAATGAAAGGCAGAAGTGACAGTGATCAATGTGTTTGATCTTCCTACACCCTCAACCGCGCATTTCTCCTCTGATCTTTTTCATGCTATAGGTGGTGTGGTGCTGGAACGCCAGAGTTTCGATCTCAGCTGCACACACATAATTGTAGGTCATCCGCTGCGTAACGAGAAGTACCTGGCAGCCATGGCAGCGGGGAAGTGGATCCTCCACCGCTCATACCTAGAGGCGTGCCGAGCAGAGGGACGCTTCATTCAGGTTAGTAAGTGGGAGAGGAACAGAGATGAGTTTGATTGGTATACACATTTGAGTATGTGTTATGTGAAGTGAAAGCCAATACTctcaccattggcagtgctcagtccgaggggcgggataaacggttgtctttcaaattccctctgcacgcaattggatcgtgctacaactcatgagtcccatgtgttttcccaccagctGAGCTAGTTTGCTAGTTGATTAAACTTTtggcaacttaaaaaaaaaaaagcttaagtCGTGCtgttcaccagcagcagcatccaccttctttgttttcaagtagcagggaattcaagcggaaccgtcgcaactctgccGTCAGTTTGTTAAGCCCGTCCAACGAccatacacaatgtgattggcctgaccgaagtttggtttttccagctcgcaagccaacggagagttgctagagtaccctggctgcaaattgcattagctgccgctagggtgcgtctagatttctaggctagtgcgGTGTCCCATCCGGGGGGAGTCTATGACTGTCATCCACTTGGCACCACAGACCCGATCATGTATGCTTCTGTGTTGCTGTGAGTTTAcagattgatgtgtgtgtgtgtgtgtgtgtgtgttttgcaggaggATGAGTATGAGTGGGGTAGCAGCTCCATTCTGGATGCGTTGCCCTCCATCCCCTCCCAGCAGAGGAGGCTGGCCGTCTCTGCCATGCGTTGGAGGAGAGCCCTGCAAGATACAGATGGCACGGAGGTACATACACCACCAGTATAGACGGGTGAAAAGTGCACCTACATAATTTATTCTATGACTTACTAATGAAGTGACGTGCCAAAAGCTAGAAATATGCCAGAGCAGCattgatttacttttttaattaataaaaaaatactaCCCTAACTTTAAGTTGTGTATTTGTTGGGTAAAGtcctttgtgtttgtatttgcgTTCAGGGTGCGTTCAGTGGTTGGGTCGTGATGCTGAACATTGACCAGACGAGAGAGGCCGGCTTCAGGAGGCTGCTACAATCTGGAGGGGCCAAGGTTAGATCCCCATCTGAGTCTCTTGTAAATGCAGCTGAATCTGTCTGTCTACTATGGAGTTTTCTCATTTGTCTTTTTGCCTATCCTCTATTTAGCTTTTGCCTAAATTCATGAAGTGTGTCAACAACATCCTTACATGGCCATCGGACCAAAGACAGATCCCCTGTTGGGTGCCATTCCAACATATCATTTGTTGTGTCAGTGTGCCAGACATCTATGGACGCAGTGCTCGCCAATTCAAACTTGACCAAAACAAACCATGACAAAATTATGCCACTGCTTCCACAATTTCTTGGATAATAGTTAAAGAcactattcaattcaattttcaaTTAAATTTTATTTGGAGAGTGACAGCAGCAAGGAAAAACTCTTACACTATGTAACATTCTTGTTATTTAGTTCTTTAAAAGTTTGATGGCGGGTCTCTTTCATGGGGGATAAGGGGTTAATCCGTGACAGTCTCAGTATTTCATTGCTTGCCATCACTGAGCATAATACTAAGTTATTTCCACTATTTTCATGCTTTATCATCACTAAATTCTCCCTGATCTACATTCCAGACTTCTGGAAACAATGTCCAAAATGGTGCATTATGAAgaataaaattcatattatggagcttcatagtcaaaaatgttatttcattaaaagaaagaacaaatatatatctttatctggtataaatcccattaggatcatcaagtgcccacatggtcatttgggggtccaaatatggggttccaaaagagtcacctctgccggagagggtttttggacccccataaaacccccaccagtggtaccatacccttcaaattcattttggcaagagcaaggttcccacatataacaaataatcctgtttagaataaatatgatcattCCTTGTGGTGCTAAGGCcacccaaaaagtgaaaaatcacacatgccgtcaacattttttaggactttggtgacccacctctcacccaaacagtaaGGAATGTTGATTCTGCCTCCAGAATTGTGTAGTACAGGCTACAGACCAGATTTCGGACCAGACCGGCCCCTCATTCGATAACGCACACATTTTCGGTCTTTTTGGTCTCTTGAATGTGTATACCCACTGTGTAACTCTTTAAAACCACATACCTTAAGCCATGCAATGAGTTAACGGGAATCAGTAGGAGTGGACACATAAATACTTCCAAAAAGTGTAATTTATTAACACTACAAAAAAGTATACTCCACCACAGTAATGGATCTTTAAGCAGAATTCATCCTATTCGGTGTACCTATGTGTttcagggaggaagagaaagaatatAAATCAGAAATGATGGATCAGATCTATGCTAACTCTTCCAAGAGTAATACTCAATAAATTGTGAACTTACCCAGTCCCCAAAAGGATGAATGTAGCTGAACTCCTCAATGAACTTTGaactctgtgtatgtatgtttgagagagagagcgagagatttAATTATTGGTCAGTCTTCAAGATAAAAATAGCAGTGTAGAAACTGAAAACCTAAGAGGGATGATGATAcatgaatgagggagagagaaagagaaataataGACATAGTTGATTGATTTGATTATCAGTGTTTTCCAAACAAAGCAGTGCTGATTTATGAAGGCCTGTGAACTCCTTGAGCAAATCCTTAAAAAAGAAGACATCATCCTGTATGTGTGCGACCaatagaaagagaatgagagaatcaTCTGTGTCttttgcattacattacatgaaCTTACCAAGGAAAAGGGATGCAAGTCATCCCCTGAAGAACTCCTCCTACAACAAACAAGTGAAGgcatcctatgtgtgtgtgtgagagagatggagagagagagaaagagagagagagaatagtcaGTGTTAAAGTGTTGGAATCCTGTCAAAGAGGAGAGGTTCAGGCTTGTAGGAATCATAAGACAACTGTTACATTGCAATGAATATTTTCACAATCAATGATAATCAATTAAAGTTCCTCTCACTGTATTACCTTACAAGAGCAGCTTTCTGTGATTCACTCTTCTCAGCCACCGTATCtatgactgtgtctgtgtccaatgCCATGAGGATGTCTTTCTCAGTGGCCATCAACATAAAGGCCTCCAGCTTGCTTGCTGACAGGTTGCTCCTAAGTCTGCTTTTGATTAACTTGAGGGTAGAGAATGTTCTTTCACAGGCCACCTGGGTCAGGGAAAGGGTCAGCAAGAACTTATAAGCAAGCCCAAGGAGATGATGGGCATCTGAGAGCATGTTGAGCCGCTTGAGAATCTGATAGCAGCACAGTGGGCAATTTTTACAGGAGGCACAGGTTTTATCCACAATATCTGTTTCCTCTTCTTGTCCTTCAGCTCCATCTTCCACTGTTCTGGTCATGTAATCCTCAAGATGGGATGCTTTCAGTCTGTTCCACTGTCCTGCTAAACATTTCAGCTCTGATTGAAGATTGTCCACTGTTGCACTACTGTCGAATTTCACCAGACATCTGCTCAAGACCAAAGCATTGTTGGGAAGAGTAGTTGTCCGAATCTGTTCAAAGCTCCTCGGGTCCAACCATGCCAAATCGGCGAAAAGAGTGCCATGTGTCAAAAACCTTCTATGAATGGCCTCAAGAGCAGTGTCTAGAATTCTATTGTGGACATTGACTTCAAATGCTCTCTCAGCATCCATTAGAGGCTCATCTTGAGCCATTTCTCccactctgttttttttttctttcctcttttctGTGGCAATGCACTCTCAACTTCAACATcagtttcttcctctcttttctcaatATTCTCATTTGTCCATTGCACAAAGGTGTCTGCAGCTGCTTTCACACTTTTAAAATCTCTGGTAAGGCTTTTCAGGCCCTCTTGCGTGGCAATCACCATACGATGGGCCGAAAGGATATCAATGCCTTCTGTCTGGAGGTATTTAGACAGGGGTGTTGTTAGCTCAAATACTCTCAGGAATATCTGAGCTGTTAATATGGTCTCATATTTCAAGAGACCCtctttataaccacatgctttGGCACGTACAGTAACTTTTTCATGATCTTTGCGTTCTATGGCTGCCAGTGTCAGGACCGCATCTGTGAACAAACCATTCTGTGGTTTCCCAAAATGTCCAAACACTTTTTTGAGAGCATTTTTGGGTCACCACCTTGTCTCCCCAATTGGAGAGAGGCGTCTGTGGCTTTTATCTTGTGATTGGTTCTCCCACAGACTGACCCTTTGATAGGAGTCCTTAATGAAGACTGCAATGTCATTCAGTAGACTGAACAGTGATCCACTTTCAATTACAATTTGCGTTGTGTCAGACAGCACAAGATTCAGAACATGTGCATAGCACCAGACATGGACATGAGTGGGTGACTGAGAGGTCATCGGTGCTGAAAATCCTTTATAACGGCCTTGCATATTTGCCGCCCCATCTGTGGAATTTCCTATGCACATGTCTTTGTTTAGCTTCAGATGGTCCAAGACATCTGTGATCAAGTTCAAAAAGTATTGCCCAGTGGATGCCTCACACCTCACTAAGGCAACAAGCCTCTCGTGTACAGTGTCAGTAACATATCTTAAAATGATTGAACACTGATCATGAGAGGTGATGTACTGTGTAGTGTCCAGCTGAATGGAGAACATTCCAGCTTCCTGTACTTCAATTGAAATGCAGTTTTGAATGAGATTTCCAATTGTATCAATAACTGTAGTTTTAGAGAGCAGGGTGATAAGAGAACCTCGACCTCGTGTTCCACTggatttgtgtatttgtttgctcTTTTCAGTACAATTGTCAAGGTGTTCTTTTAGGCAGACATCATATTTTCCTAATAAAAGGATGAGCTCCAAAAAGTTCCCATGGTCAATTGTGTCATCACTCAGTGTGTAGGCTGTCTCATGTTCTTTATGCCTGTAGCTCAGCCCCCTCCTCCCTATCACTTTAACCACATCCACGACACGCTCCAATACCCGACGTCTCTTTCTGACCTGTTCCCTATGAGCAGACAGCTGATTACCAGCAAATATGCTGCTGATATCTGCATTGGAGCACCTTAGTGAAAAAGCTGCGCCACAGATTCGGTGTGCACTACTCTTTTCATGCTCTTCTGCGCGCTGGTGCACATGCCTCCAATCAGACATTCCAGTAATAAATATGCTTGTGTCACTGATCTTCCCAAAAgccatacacacaaaacaaaacaatgcgtGACGTCTATCACAATATGTGAGCCACCTACTGTTTGTTCCATTTTTACTGGTGAATACCCTTTGCACTACTGGATTTTTGGCATTTTGTTGTGGGTGGTGATCCAAAAATCTCTGTAACATGGAAGGCTCAGGACGGGCAAAGTAATCTGTCCTcctgctctctgctctcctcactCTCGTCGACTCTCTCCTCACTTTCGCAGATAGGcctactctcctctctttcactgACACATTCCTCTCTCTCGCCGACTCTCTCTTGACTCTCACTAACACAGCAGTCAGGTCCACAAGTATTGGATTCTCTGTTTAACAGACACACAGCTGCAATGGCATAACATGTCAATGAACAAAATGATGCCATTTTAAAAAGAGTGATTTTCTTTcactatagcctaggctacattgtcTTTAGCCAGCCTAACCCTAGGCTACATAAAAACTTCACCAAACTCATTTTTTTCCAGACCTAAAAAGTAGCCTTCCCCAAGTAGGCTAGCCTCACCCCACAGAGTAGCAGCAGGCAGTTGCAGAGTTATAAATATCTGCGTATACAGGCATTACTAGTAAACTAACTAAAATACAAACTAACCTGGACATAAAACATTAGCCCAAAAAATGTTATTGACATTTTATCATTTTATCAGATGCACCAAGGGGTTGGGTTGCTTTACTCATTACAAGTGTTCTGAAAGCAGTCCAGCTGCTGGACTGCTTTCAGAACACTTGGCTTACCGCAAGTTTTACTGCATGTCCCTGTTCAATGTCGTCACCGCCACCACTGTCATCGGCCACCACAGCTGATGAAGGCCCTGCCGTGGCAAACATATCAGAAATTTTTGCGCATTTGGCTGCATTGGCTTGAAGAGCCAGCTTCTTTTTGTCTTGCAGTTTCTCTGCACCTCCTTTCcgttttctctccatcttcgAAAATCCTAACACATTACGTTACCGGCGCAAAAGAGGGGAAGTGGGCGAGATGAGCCTTGTCTACGTCAGTGAAGAAAATAACCTATGGGCCGCAGAGCGTGTGTCAAGGGCCGATGGTTATAATACAAACTCTTGCGctgactatttttttttttttttaatgcattacgcTGGCAGGACCAAAGTGAAAGGGCTTGGTGCTTAACGATGTGATTGGGCCAGCCCAATGTCAATCGGGCCGCTGATCAACTGTTTGGATGTATGGGCCGATCAgaaataatatataaaaaaGTGTCAGACTCGAGACTGGCGGCCCAAATAGCACcacggcccaccgggaaaatgcctggtatgccagatggccagtccgcccatgatggcacccgaaattcaaatggacgccacgggcaaaccgtttgagctgaaacttcagattccctCGTTTGGTAACATAAGACATATTTTCACcacttttcagcaaaatctgcCATTGTACCACCATGTACATGATACCCCGATTTTGGCTGTTTTCACTTGGAATG contains these protein-coding regions:
- the LOC121688149 gene encoding uncharacterized protein LOC121688149, whose translation is MAQDEPLMDAERAFEVNVHNRILDTALEAIHRRFLTHGTLFADLAWLDPRSFEQIRTTTLPNNALVLSRCLVKFDSSATVDNLQSELKCLAGQWNRLKASHLEDYMTRTVEDGAEGQEEETDIVDKTCASCKNCPLCCYQILKRLNMLSDAHHLLGLAYKFLLTLSLTQVACERTFSTLKLIKSRLRSNLSASKLEAFMLMATEKDILMALDTDTVIDTVAEKSESQKAALVRMPSLVCCRRSSSGDDLHPFSLSSKFIEEFSYIHPFGDWVHRIG